The genome window CCTTCCCCTCAACGCACCGTCACTGCACGGTCGCCCGGCCGAACGGCACCTCATTGCCTGCGCGCGCCCGCTCTTATCAAGCTCTGCTCATCCCATCGCAAACAGCCGACTTTGGATCAGGCCTGGCTGCGCACCTCCGACATCGACGCGGCCTCGGGAGCGCTGGAAGAAGTGCAGCGCATCGTCTCGCGCATCCGCGCGCGCTGGCCCAAGACGCGCATCATCCTGCGTGCCGACTCCGGCTTCGCCCGGGATGAGCTCATGGCCTGGTGCGAGCAGCACGGCATCGACTTCGTGTTCGGCTTGGCCAGAAACCCTCGGCTGCAAGCGATGATTGAGGAGGACCTGCAGTTGGTGCGCGCCGTCTCCCTCGAGGAGCGCGAAGGCGCTCCGGTGCGGGCCTATCGGGAACTGCGCTACCGCACGCTGGACTCCTGGACGCGCGAACGCTGCGTCGTTGCCAAGACGGAGTGGCTCGGGGACAAATTCAACCCGCGCTTCGTGGTGACTTCTATGCGCCCCGAGGAGCATGAGGCCCGGGCGCTGTACGAGCAGCTCTACTGCGCCCGCGGCGACATGGAGAACCGCATCAAGGAGCAGCAGTTGGACCTGTTCGCCGACAGGACCAGCGCTCACTCCCTGCGCGCCAACCAGCTGCGCCTCTGGTTTGCCTCCGCCGCGTACGTCCTGCTCAACCTGCTGCGCCACTTCGGCCTGAAGGGCACCGAGATGGAGCGGGCTCAGGCAGGCACCATCCGGTTGAAGCTGCTCAAGGTGGCCGCCATCGTCCGCGTCAGCGTCCGTCGCCTCGTGCTCTCGCTCAGCGCGGCGGCGCCGGTGCGCGAACTCTTCGCGCGCATCGCTCAGCAGCTCCGCGAAGTCCCAACTCCCTCCTGACGCCTCTCAGCTCTTTGACAACCTCGACGGACCTCATCGCCGGCCGGTGCTGGCCACTGTCATGCCCGCAGGGCGCCACCGCGTGGCCATTCGCCACGCGCGGCGCGCTGACGCCGCCTTTTGATGACGATCCGCCCGGCGCTCTCCTCTGTGTGACAGATCCGGGCTAGAGACGCCCGAGGGGCACACTGAGGTCACATGAAGAAAACGAGGGCAAAGAAAAACCCAGCAACCCTTTAAGATTGCTGGGCTTCTCGGGATGGAGGCGGCGGGAATCGAACCCGCCGCCGGAGGTTTCCGGGAAACGTGCTCCAGAAATGGAGTCAGTGGGCACCCCGGCGCGGTGCCGGTGGCTCCGAGGTGGGCTGCCGAAGGCTGTCATATGCCGGGTAGTAGCAAGCACCTCTCCACTCGTATTCATCGTCATTGCAAGGTGGCTGCACTTCGGGCGCGAATCGCCTCCAACACCCACCGTTGATGACCACCTCTCTGGGCTGACATTTGCCAGCACTGTTGGGACGGCGCTGGCCAGGCAAGGGTTTGGGAGGCATGTCCAGACCAATGCTGGACCACCCTCGTGGCGGCGAGGGCTCCTTCATCGGCGCGGTGAGCACCTCCTGAGCAAGCTCGATTGTGCCACCGTCCCCCATGCCTCCATCCCGGCTCTCGGCTTGAGCAACCGCGGGCGCTTCCTCCGAGGACAGCTCCTGTGAATGGCGCTGAGTACACACCGCGAACAGCACCGCGGCAATGCCCACCCCAATCCAGGGCAGCCACGTCATGCCTTGTTCCCGTGGCGCGGAGGCAGCCATGACGCGTGCGAACTCGGCCGCCTCTCGCCGTGAGGCCTGCGCTTTGTCCTCCGCGGCCTGCTGCCGCACCTCGTGCGCATTCCCCACTTTGGAGACAGCCGGTGCCAGCCCGGCAAACAGCGGTTGATCGGCTGTGGGGCCCGCGCACTCGGCTTCCTGTTCCAACAAGCGGGCCAGTTCCTGAGCGGTCCCCCGTGCCTCGGGACGCAGCGAGAGCATGCGAAGAATGATCGCGCTCAGCTGGGGATCCACCCGAGAGTTGAGCACCCACGGAGTTCGTGGACTGGCCAAGTCCGCATACCAAAGGCGGGAGCCAGCGTCGCCCGGGTCGGTGGTGGGTGGATACTCGCGGGTGACGAGGCGGTAGGCGGTAACGCCCAGCGCGAACAGGTCATCCGCCGGGCTCGCTGGGTAGTGGGCGGTGGGCAGGTGGTTGAACTCGAGGGAAAAACACCAGGCCTCGGGGCTGCGGTAGGCGGTAGTGCCTGGGGGCAGCGGCTCGAAGGTGAGCATCGAGGCGCCCGTGTGGTGCCCGGAACCGAAGTCCATGAGGAAGGCCGAGCCATCGGCGCACACCAGGAGGTTGTCGCCCTTCACATCGCGGTGAACCCCACCCGCCGAGTGGGTGGCATGAAGAGCCCAGGCCGCCTGAGCCAGCACACGCATGACCTGACGGGAGGAGGGATTGTGCGTGGCGGCCCACTCGTAGAGCGGAGTGCCCTCCACCCACTGCATGACAAGGAAGGGGTAGAGCCGGTCCGCGAGCTGCCATTGGCCATGCCCCAGCAGCTTGGGCACGTGGGGCTGCTCGAGGCGTGAGAGCAGCGTCACCTCGCGCTCGAAGCGAGGATCGAGCGGGGTGACCGCCAGCTTGAGGGCCACTGGCCCAGCGTGCGGCGAGTCCACACGAACGGCGCGGTAGACAGCGCCGAAGGTTCCACGGCCGCGCCAGGCCACGATGCGCCAGTGCTCCACCACGGTACCCACGGAGAGAGTTGCCGGATGCAGTTCGGGAGCGCGCGGAATGTCCATCGGGTGCCTCGCAGTGCGGGAAGCGGCCACCTCGGCCCACGCACAGCCTACCCCATGGGTAGGCAAGGAGCAGCACCCTCCTTGAGGTTACCCGGGGCAGGCATGGCTGGGAGGCCCGCGAGCGTCCGAGCGCCCTCAGCCCCCGTAAGGCGCCGCGAACTCCGCCCACCGGCCGTTGGGCTGCAGCCCCGTGCCCGGATTCTGGGTTCGGTTGGCCTCCGTGCGCAGCTCGCGCGCCGACCGCGCCAGTGACTCGATGGCCAGCACCCGCGCGTTGAGCTGAGCATCCTCCGCGCCCTCCAGCCGCTGGATCCACGTGCGCATGAAGCGCACCGCGTACAGCACCTCGTCCCGGTCGAAGATCTCCCCCGTCTTCCGCAGGTCGTCCTCCACCAGATAGATGAACATGCGCGCGAAGTTGGCGAACATCCGGTCATGCACCGCGCGCCTGCGGTCCCCCGCCGGCGGCGGGCTGAAGTTGTCGCGCAGTTGCTTGAAGCTGAAGGTGCGCACGCTGGCGATCTTCCCCGTCCCTGCCCGGAAACCCGGCGCCTCCATCCACTCCCGCGCCGCGGACTTCTCCACCGCCATCTTCGCGACGATGAACGCGTGGTGTACGTCGTACTGGGGCAGCAGCACCGACTCCAGGTAGTCACCGATGAAGGTGGCGAAGCTCTCGCCCTCGTACAGCAGCGCCGGATCCCTCAAGAAGGACATGACGAACCACGTCTGCTGGAACACCTCGCTCTGCTTGAGGCGCGCCTCCGTGTACGAAGGTTCCTCGTGGATGCTCTGGTCCACCACCGGAGGCAGCACCGTACACGGGTGCGCGCCCGCGTCGCACGTCACTGGCAGGCGCCGGGCCAGCGGCTGGATGCGCAGGTAGTCGCCCGTCTCCCAGATGGGGTTACGGGCGATCACCTTCTCCAGGTGGGCGCTGATGGCCACCGGCTCGCTGCCGACGCGCTCATCCACCAGGAAGTCCGGGTAGCGGTGCGTACCCTCGCGCAGCATGTGCTGGAAGACCTGGAGCGAGCGGTACTTCAGCCGCATCCACTCGCAGGCGCGCGGGTAGTCGGCCAGGTTGGCGCCTCCCAGGTCCGGATTGCACTCCGTCATGGCGCCGATCGCATCGTAGTAGCCCCAGAGGGTCCGGTCGCCCGGCGCCGCCAGGTACGCGTCCACCCGGCGGTACCACTCGTCTCGCGCGCTCACCCGCGGGCTCGTGGCCATGTCGGGAAACCACTCGAACACGGAGCGGTGCTCCTGACCGTGGTAGCCGTCCTCCGAGAGATGATCGAACGGCAGCCCCAGGCGAAGTTGGCGCAAGTCAATGGCAAGCAGCTCGTCGTAGGCCTGGCGCGCCTTCTCCAGCGAGTCGATGCGCCCGGTAGCCCACAAGAGCTTCCGCTCGTTCACGAGGGAGTCCATGAAGGCTCCATCCCGCTCACTCTGGGCACTCGGCTCATGCACGGACAGCCCGGGAGTGGTGGCGGCGAAGGGCTCGTAGGCGGGCTGGAGCGGGCGGAAGCGCCCCGGGTGGAGCAGACGCTTCATCTCATAGCGCTGCCGCTGCACGTGGATCAGCCCCACGAGGGCGTTCGCCTTCTCTTCATCCACATGGGAGAGGGCCCGCCGTCGGAGGTCCGCGTCGGTGTAGCCCACGCGCGCCAGCTCGATGGCGTCCGGGCTGTGGCAGCCCGCACAGGCGCCCCGCGTACCCTCGTGGCGCCAGGCGGCCATCCCCGCCGCATAGCGCGCCTCCAGTTCCGCGGATGGCAGTGCGTTCGCGGGCACGAAGGGGGCACCACACCGGGGGTCCGCTCCCGAGGCCTCGGGGCACAGCAGGGACTCGGGGTACGCCACCGCCTCAGGCACCGGATTCGTCGGAACCGGTGGGAGGGGCTCACTCGGACCAGGCTCCGGCGTGGAGGGAGGCTGGCTTCCACAAGCCGCCAGCGCCAGCAGTGCCCCCAGCAGGGCGAGCCGACGCACGGGCGGGAACATGGGCACTCGCGGGACACGGCTCGTCATGGCATGGCGCATGCTGGAAGATCCAACGAGCAGGCACCCTACGGGGTCAAGCCCACATCTGGGGTCTACGCCCCGGGATTGAACTCAGCACTGCGTCTGGCCAAGAGAGGAAAGGACGCATCCCAGCGGCTCTTCTCCCCCGCGCCCCGTGCTCACGTCTTCGGACCGCCCCGGTAACTCGCTTGTGCGCTGGCATGAGCCGACTGCCCAGGCGCCCCGCTCTTGTCAGGAGCCGTCGCCGGTGCTCTCCCCCGCCGCCTTCGCCGCCGCCTTTTTGCCGGAGCGCCCCCGGACTGGCCTCCGAGTTCTCGCAGGACCCGCGTGCGAGCACCGCTCTCCAGACGCAGCTCTTGCATGAGCGTATGAACCTGCCGCGCACCGTGCGGATGACGCAGCGCCTCGCCGAGCCGCTCGACGATATCGATCCGCAACGCCACGGGGCCAAGAACCTCGTACCCGAAGGCTCGCGCATCCCGGCCACCAAACTCCGCGACCTCCAGCGCCGGTTCTCTCGGTACGCCCTGGGGTGGAGGGCTCTGCTGGAACAGCGCTGTCAGCATGCACCGCCGCTCCAGCGCATGCGGTGCGAGCGCCTCGGCCACGTAGAGGAAGCGCTGTCCCTCGCGGACGCCCAGCGTCCTCAAGTGCGCGCGCTCCGCATCGTCCAGGAGCCGCCACTGCTCGCGCGCCTCGCCCCGGGAAATCACCCCCAACCCCTCGGCCAGACGGTAGGCGAGGCCGCGCGTCGCCGCGGAGCGACTCGCTCCCGTGAGGGCCTCGGCTGGAAAGCCCCCCATGGCTTCGGTGACGAGGTCCCGCGTCAGCGCCACCAACCGGCGCTCCAGCCGCTGCCGCGCGCCCGCGGTCCAAACCTCCGGCTCCGCCAGCGCCAGCTGCGGTGAGCGCCGGTCCTTCCCGCGAACCAGACGGGCCAGCGGCTGATCTTCGAACGAAATGCTCCCCGACGCGTCCACCTGGAAAGCTTCGTGCGTCGCATCGACCACCTGCTGAACGAACTGCTCCTCGGTCATCGCGGTGCCGTCAGCGCTCGGCACCTCTCCCAGCAACTGCCCCAATCTAGCGAAGGGACTGTCCGACCGGGGCGGCGGCGGTGCCGTGGCTCTCACGAATCGGCGCGCGCTCCTTCGCGCGGCCTGTTGCACGAAGCGCTCCACGAGCCGCTCATGGAGCGCGTCTCCCAACGCGTCCTCGATGCGGCGGGTGCGCTCCTGCCACTGCTCGGCGTCGTTCAACCAGCTCGACCGATGGCTGATGTACGTCCAGATGCGGATGGCGGCCAGCCGGTCCATCAGCGTATGGATGTCCCCGGACACGTCATCGAGCGGCGACACCTGCTTGGCCAACCAGGCCTGCTCCAGCTTCCCGTCGCCCTCGGAGAGCTGAAGGAAGGTCTCACGGAGCAGCGTGACGTGCTGGCCAAAGAGCCCTTTGCGAAAATCCGGAATCTGGCAGACCTGCCACAGCAGCTCGACCGTGGCGCGATCGGTGGCGATCTCTCGAATGGCGGGAACGTGCGAGAGGTCCTTGAGCGCGTCGAAGTCGTCCGCGCGCTCCACCCGGACGAAGGCATTGTGGCGCGGCGCGCGCGCCAACGAATCGAGCAAGGCCTCCGGGCTCGAGAAGTCGAGCGCGGCATTGCGCCAGATGAGGCTTCGTACCGCCGGGAACCGGTGGGACTCGATGGCCGAGATCACCCGCGGAGGCAGCTCGGGCAGCGTGTTGAGGGTTCCGAAGCTCCCGTCATTCAAGTGGCGGCCCGCGCGGCCCGCGATCTGGGCCATCTCATCCGGGAAGAGCTCTCGCTGCTCGGCGCCGTCGAACTTGGAGAGCGCCGCGAAGGCAACGTGGTTGAGGTCGAGGTTCAGCCCCATCCCGATGGCATCGGTGGCCACGAGGTACTGAACCTCTCCCGACTGGTACATCGCCACCTGGGCATTCCGCGTCCTCGGGGAGAGCGCTCCCAGCACCACGGCCACGCCCCCACGGAGGCGGCGCAGCGATTCGGCAAGCTCGTACACGCGGTCCGCAGAGAACGCGACCACGGCCGAGCGCGGAGGCAGGCTCTTCAGGGAGCGCGTGCCGGCATAGCGAAGCTGGGACAGGCGGGTGGCGCGCTTCACCGAAGCCTGGGGGATGAGCCCCTGGACCATCGGCCGCATCGTGTCCGCGCCAAGGAACCAGGTCTCCCGGCGCCCCCGCGCATGGAGCAGTCGATCGGTGAAGACGTGCCCGCGCTCGCGGTGGGCGGCAAGCTGGATTTCATCCACGGCGAGGAAGTCGACTGGTCGATCGAGCGGCATCGCCTCGACCGTGCAGATCCAATAGTCGGGGCGTGGCGGCAGGCGCTTCTCTTCCCCCGTCATCAGCGCCACCCGCCCCTCGCCCACTCGAGCGGTCACCCGGTCGTACACTTCGCGGGCGAGCAGGCGCAGCGGCAAGCCGATCATGCCCGTGTCGTGCTCGAGCATGCGCTCGATGGCGCGGTGGGTCTTCCCTGTATTGGTGGGCCCCAGCTCCGCCACGACGACGGACGACCGGCTGGATGGGCTGGACATTGGCGAAGTCTAACCCCGGGCAGGGCCCGCTGCCCTGGGGGACAGCTCACCGAGAGGCCGAGCACGGCCCCTCGGCGAGCGGATCGCCACGACCAGGGGCAGTTGGAGACTTGCTGACGCGCTCAGACGAGCGGGCGGAGCGTCTCCTCCAGCTTCGCGCGTGGCACCGCGCCGACGATCTGCTTCACCACCCGTCCCTCCTTGAACAGGAGCAGCGTCGGCGTCGCTCGGATGCCGTACTCCTCCGCCGTCCGCTGGTGGTCATCGACGTTGAGCTTGGCGAACTTCAGCCGCCCCTTGTATTCGGAGGCCAGGGAATCGAGCACCGGGGCGATGACGCGGCACGGCGGGCACCATGTCGCCGTGAAGTCCACCAACACCGGTTGCTTCGATTCGAGCACCTCGCGCTTGAACTCCGCATCCCCGAGTTCGATGACGTCTCCTGCCATGACATGTCCTCCTGGAGAGGCGACGGTTTACGTGGGCCGTGCCTCGGTACGCAGGAGATGTAACGGCGGGGGTCTTCGTGGACGAGAGCCCCTCGGGAAACGCACTGTTCCGCGAAGCGCCCCGTCCCTCAACGGGGCTCGGCCTCCCAGGGGACCGCCGCGCTGCGCTCGGCGAGCAGGCTCAAGAAGGCGCGCACCTTGGGAGGCTGCTGGCGGCGGCTGGGGTAGACGGCAAAGACGGGGATGCCTGGCGGTGTCTGGGGCTCCAGGACGGGGACGAGCATGCCGGCGCGGACATCCTCCGTGACGAGAGAGGCCGGCAGCCGCACCACGCCCAACCCCGCCCGCGCCGCCGCCTGACCCGCACGGACACTCGGCACGCGCAGCCGACCGCTGACCGGCACCGTCCGCGCGCCCTTTCCCACCCCAAAGAACCAGACCTCGTCCGTGCCGGGCTCGGCCAGGAGGACGCACTCGTGTCCCTGCAGCTCCTCGGGAGCGCGGGGGGTCCCATGGCTGCTGAGATAGGCAGGACTGGCGTAGTAGCCCGTGCGAATGAGCCCGAGCCGACGCGCCATGAGCGTGGAGTCCGCCAGCGGTCCGGTCCTCAGCGCGAGATCGTACTCCTCGGCGATGAGATCCACGTGCGCCTGGGCGAGGGAGACCTCCACGCGCATTCGCGGCTGGCGCAGGAGGAACTCGGCGATGACGGGCGTGAGCAGCTCGCCGAGCAGCGAGAGGGTCGCGATGCGCAGCGTACCCTGAGGCGTATCGCGCGCCTCGCTCAGCGCCCGATTCACCTCCCGGGCCTCGGCGACCAGGCGCGAGCACTCCGCGTGGTACTGCCGCCCTACCTCCGTGAGCCGCAACCTGCGCGTGTTGCGCTCGAGAAGCCGCGTCCCCAACCGCTCCTCGAGCGCCGCGAGCCGGCGGCTCACCGTCGACTTGCGCAGGCCCAGGCGCTCCGCCGCGGCCGTGATGCCGCCTGTCGCCACCACCTCGGTGAACAGCAGCATGTCATCCAACAGCGGAGGGCTCGGGGACACGGCCAGAGCCTATGCGCCACGTGAGCAGAGCGCGAGCAGTGAGACATGGAGGTGGCGAAGGAGTGTGACGAAATTGCGGGCAGTCAATCCCTCTCGTACGCTCAAACTCTATGCCAGCGTCGACCTACGATCGCATCGTCATTGGCGCGGGGACCACGGCAGCGGTCTACCTCAGCTTCTTCCCGCCCAGAGAGCACGAGAAGGTTGGAGTGATCGGCACGCCCGAGCCCTGGGCCAAGCGTGGCCATCACCAGATGGGCCAGCCCCCGCCCTTGCTGATGCTCCCGCTCGAGGAGCCCGATCGCCCCGAGGGCTTCGATCCGCACACCTCGCGCACCCCTCTGCCCTCGTTGGATCGCCCCCCCCAGGAGCCATTTCTGCGCTCCGATCGCTTCGCGCGACAAATTCCGCTCAACGCCCGTCCCGACGAGAGCATGGGCCAGTTCGCGAACAACAAATACCGGCACGCGTGGGTCGAGTCGGTCACGTGGGTCATCGATCGATTCAAAGTCTCCTACCGCTATGCCGCCGGCGAGAAAGCAGGCCGCACCAAGTACCTGTACGCCAGGCAGGTCATCGCCGCCTCGGGGCCCGGGCCCGCCTCGCAGACCCAGAACTACGACGAAGCCGCGCCACTTGGCGTCTATCACACGGGCGACGGGTATCTGAACGAGCAGGTCGCGGTTCGAGGCAAAGCCGTCGCCGTGGAAGGGGGCTCCGCCACGGCGGCCTGGAGCGTCGAGAAGGCCTTGCTCGGCGGCGCGAACCACGTCTTCTGGTTCACTCGGCCCGGCGAGGACAAGAAGGGAAGCAAGGATCTCGTCGAGCTGGGAGCCCATGGGCTTGCGAGGCTGGTGGAGGCAAGGTTCTCCGCCGCGTTCCCGGCGGGAGATCGAAACCTGTGGCTCAAGCGCTGCCCGGCCATCACGCAGATCGTCGGGACCCTCAAGGCCAAATGGAGTACGCAGGAGCAGCGGCTGATCCTCGCCTTCGACTCGGGCCTCAACGTGGCGGTGGATCAGTACGTGGCCGCCGTCGGGGCCAGTGAGACGGCCCCTTACCTGGGTGAGCTGCGCAATGGCCTCAAGGCCATCGTGGATACGGAGGGGCACCTGCACCCCTCCGGCAATGCCATCCTGGGATACACCGGACATAAAGGGCAGTTGCTGGTCGTCGGCGCTGGCACGTTCAAGATGGATCCGAAGAAGGTGGATCAGCATCCCAAGTTCTATGCGCAGGGCAACGAGTACCTGCCCACGGCAGCCCGCCCGCCCGAAGGCATCCCGACGATCATCGCCAGCATCGCCACGCTCACCCGGTACCTGACGGGAGGCGGCTCACGTTGGTTGGACATCAACCTCGGCAACTTCAGCGACCTCGATGTTCACTTCAGCGAGGGTATCGCGAGAGCGTTCGCCCAGGTTGCACTCCAGATGACCCATGGCTTCAGCCTCGAGCGGGTCACGCAGTTCCTGACGGATCAAGTCATCGGCACGCGCATCATGAAGAGCTCTCCGTATGGGATTACGCTCGAGGAGATGATCGCGCTCTACCAGAACCTCCGGACGATGTTCCAGGATGGCACCCACCTCCAGCACCTCATCACCGCGTATTCAAAGCGCGGCGCGAAAAAAGAGTGAAGGAGATCCTCACTCTCCGTGCGGGCCGGAGTAGTCTTCCCCTCCAAGCGCAGTTCCCACTTGGAGGAGAAACCCTTGTTCCACAGACCGCTCATCCTATTGGCCGCTGCGTTCGGCGCCATGGGACTCATGGCGTGCCCCGCGAAGTCTGGCGATCCGCTCCAGCCATCTCCCGGAGTGTCGCAAGTCCAAGCCGGACTTAGCTCATGCCAGGCGGATCCGTCCTGGCTCACCAGCTCCACCCTTCCCAGCGAAGTATCCGGGAGCCAGACGGACTGTAACGTCGAGCAGTTCATGTGGCAGAGCCTGCTCGCGCTCGTCCAACCTGCCGCCAACGATCCCTCCCGGGTGCAATTCGAGACGTGGATGCCTTCCTACGGCATCTTCATCAAGGATGGGACGCCCACCCCCTGGGGACAGGAGCCACCCACCTCCTGCGCCAACATCACGACGCAGCCGACCACTGGCGGCAAGACGCCCCGCGTCTATTCCGACATCACCAAGCAGGCCGGCTCCGATCAGCCGCTGATCGATCTGAAGGGCGAGCTCGTCTACTACGGCATGTCCGTGAACCAGAGCGTTTACACCATGCTCACGTCTTGCCAGCTCTACAAGGCCAACTGCGCGGGCCCCCTCAAGCCTGGGAACCAGGGCATCAACCTGCTCCAGAAGTATCCGAACCTGGCCTACCCGGATACCGCCGTCGAGCTCAAGACGAGCTGGATGGTGCTCGACGACGCAGGCGTCTCCTCGGGCCTCTATTACGTGGTTCCCGGCCTCATCCAATACAAGAACTCACCCTGCCGTCAGGTCAACCTGGGGCTGGTCGGAATTCACATCGTGTCCAAGACGCCGAATTTCCCGGCGATGATCTGGGCGACGTTCGAGCACCGCAACAACGCGCCCGACTGCAGCAACACCTCGGCCCCGCCTCCCCTCGGAGGCTCGTGGAATTTCTACAACCCGAGCTGCACCAACTGCGTGACCAATACCTTCAAGGCCGGTACCCCGGCTCAGGTCTGCCGCATGCACCCGCAGGGGGACTCGGCCACGGGCACCTTCCCCGCGGGCAACGACTGCAAGGATGATCCCAACCAGTTCGCCTGCCTGGAGAAGACCCGCAAGCTGCTCGCCGAGAGCACCGCGGCCATCAACTCCATCAATAGCAGCGTCCAGGCGCTCATCCAGGCCAACCCCACGCTCATCAACAAGGTCTGGGCCAACTACGAGCTCGTTGGAAACGTGTGGACCGTCGGAGGGACCATGCCGCCCTATCTGCAAGCGCAGGCAGGCGCGCTGTCCGCCGCCAATACCTCCATGGAGACCTTCGTTCAGAATGGCGTCGCGGCGGTGAGCAATCCCTACAACTGCTTGAGCTGCCACAACATGCAGGGCCCCACCGAGAGCCAGAACCTGCCGCCCGTGGGCCTCAGCCACCTCTTTGACAGTGTCCAGATGGCG of Hyalangium ruber contains these proteins:
- a CDS encoding LysR family transcriptional regulator is translated as MSPSPPLLDDMLLFTEVVATGGITAAAERLGLRKSTVSRRLAALEERLGTRLLERNTRRLRLTEVGRQYHAECSRLVAEAREVNRALSEARDTPQGTLRIATLSLLGELLTPVIAEFLLRQPRMRVEVSLAQAHVDLIAEEYDLALRTGPLADSTLMARRLGLIRTGYYASPAYLSSHGTPRAPEELQGHECVLLAEPGTDEVWFFGVGKGARTVPVSGRLRVPSVRAGQAAARAGLGVVRLPASLVTEDVRAGMLVPVLEPQTPPGIPVFAVYPSRRQQPPKVRAFLSLLAERSAAVPWEAEPR
- a CDS encoding helicase-related protein, whose protein sequence is MSSPSSRSSVVVAELGPTNTGKTHRAIERMLEHDTGMIGLPLRLLAREVYDRVTARVGEGRVALMTGEEKRLPPRPDYWICTVEAMPLDRPVDFLAVDEIQLAAHRERGHVFTDRLLHARGRRETWFLGADTMRPMVQGLIPQASVKRATRLSQLRYAGTRSLKSLPPRSAVVAFSADRVYELAESLRRLRGGVAVVLGALSPRTRNAQVAMYQSGEVQYLVATDAIGMGLNLDLNHVAFAALSKFDGAEQRELFPDEMAQIAGRAGRHLNDGSFGTLNTLPELPPRVISAIESHRFPAVRSLIWRNAALDFSSPEALLDSLARAPRHNAFVRVERADDFDALKDLSHVPAIREIATDRATVELLWQVCQIPDFRKGLFGQHVTLLRETFLQLSEGDGKLEQAWLAKQVSPLDDVSGDIHTLMDRLAAIRIWTYISHRSSWLNDAEQWQERTRRIEDALGDALHERLVERFVQQAARRSARRFVRATAPPPPRSDSPFARLGQLLGEVPSADGTAMTEEQFVQQVVDATHEAFQVDASGSISFEDQPLARLVRGKDRRSPQLALAEPEVWTAGARQRLERRLVALTRDLVTEAMGGFPAEALTGASRSAATRGLAYRLAEGLGVISRGEAREQWRLLDDAERAHLRTLGVREGQRFLYVAEALAPHALERRCMLTALFQQSPPPQGVPREPALEVAEFGGRDARAFGYEVLGPVALRIDIVERLGEALRHPHGARQVHTLMQELRLESGARTRVLRELGGQSGGAPAKRRRRRRRGRAPATAPDKSGAPGQSAHASAQASYRGGPKT
- the trxA gene encoding thioredoxin, translating into MAGDVIELGDAEFKREVLESKQPVLVDFTATWCPPCRVIAPVLDSLASEYKGRLKFAKLNVDDHQRTAEEYGIRATPTLLLFKEGRVVKQIVGAVPRAKLEETLRPLV
- a CDS encoding serine/threonine protein kinase translates to MDIPRAPELHPATLSVGTVVEHWRIVAWRGRGTFGAVYRAVRVDSPHAGPVALKLAVTPLDPRFEREVTLLSRLEQPHVPKLLGHGQWQLADRLYPFLVMQWVEGTPLYEWAATHNPSSRQVMRVLAQAAWALHATHSAGGVHRDVKGDNLLVCADGSAFLMDFGSGHHTGASMLTFEPLPPGTTAYRSPEAWCFSLEFNHLPTAHYPASPADDLFALGVTAYRLVTREYPPTTDPGDAGSRLWYADLASPRTPWVLNSRVDPQLSAIILRMLSLRPEARGTAQELARLLEQEAECAGPTADQPLFAGLAPAVSKVGNAHEVRQQAAEDKAQASRREAAEFARVMAASAPREQGMTWLPWIGVGIAAVLFAVCTQRHSQELSSEEAPAVAQAESRDGGMGDGGTIELAQEVLTAPMKEPSPPRGWSSIGLDMPPKPLPGQRRPNSAGKCQPREVVINGGCWRRFAPEVQPPCNDDEYEWRGACYYPAYDSLRQPTSEPPAPRRGAH
- a CDS encoding IS1380 family transposase, whose translation is MDQAWLRTSDIDAASGALEEVQRIVSRIRARWPKTRIILRADSGFARDELMAWCEQHGIDFVFGLARNPRLQAMIEEDLQLVRAVSLEEREGAPVRAYRELRYRTLDSWTRERCVVAKTEWLGDKFNPRFVVTSMRPEEHEARALYEQLYCARGDMENRIKEQQLDLFADRTSAHSLRANQLRLWFASAAYVLLNLLRHFGLKGTEMERAQAGTIRLKLLKVAAIVRVSVRRLVLSLSAAAPVRELFARIAQQLREVPTPS